A region from the Arachis ipaensis cultivar K30076 chromosome B01, Araip1.1, whole genome shotgun sequence genome encodes:
- the LOC107614224 gene encoding protein MAIN-LIKE 1-like, translated as MWFLNTVFGELEQDAIEEHLLRYTRGYIMQLIWGILFPYASDSRVHIRWLPLLEDLDACGRLSWGSAVLAWMYRQMCRATEHGARNLNGCVSLLLSWAYHCIPLLGPDGFDTRRFSLVERWVQYRSDNARGEGRLRRYRRILNGIGMLYVEWTPYADPQLEGIVPDAIAEADHTVAVVDRVVRQFGGLQNIPNRPLDIDNMHRMDGRVGRGEWFLHLLEGWHELWDQRADHRLHIHHHIDLRPSLLYMTWYLQWAHTELFGQGDQHLVPARVVPEDLPIYHPPAPELRSAVGRGRGRGRGRGRGRRGGGRERQGMTSFT; from the exons ATGTGGTTCCTTAACACTGTCTTCGGAGAGCTGGAGCAGGACGCCATTGAGGAGCACCTCCTGAGGTACACGAGAGGGTACATCATGCAGCTGATATGGGGTATTCTGTTCCCATATGCATCTGACTCTCGGGTGCACATCAGGTGGCTCCCCCTGCTGGAGGACCTTGATGCATGTGGTAGGTTGTCGTGGGGATCGGCTGTATTGGCATGGATGTACCGCCAGATGTGTCGTGCCACGGAGCATGGTGCGCGCAACCTGAATGGTTGCGTCAGCCTGCTATTGTCTTGGGCCTACCACTGTATTCCCCTGTTAGGACCTGATGGATTTGATACTCGTCGATTTTCGCTGGTTGagag GTGGGTTCAGTACCGCTCTGACAACGCCAGAGGCGAGGGCCGCCTTAGGCGTTACAGGCGTATTCTGAACGGGATTGGGATGCTCTAC GTTGAGTGGACGCCGTATGCCGACCCACAACTGGAGGGTATAGTTCCTGATGCGATTGCTGAGGCTGACCACACGGTGGCGGTT GTGGACCGAGTGGTGCGGCAGTTCGGTGGCCTACAGAACATCCCGAACAGGCCATTGGACATCGACAACATGCACAGGATGGACGGTCGTGTTGGAAGGGGCGAGTGGTTTTTGCACTTGCTTGAGGGGTGGCATGAGCTATGGGATCAGCGGGCCGACCATCGTCTGCACATCCATCATCATATAGACCTGCGTCCTTCACTACTATATATGACTTGGTACTTACAGTGGGCACACACGGAATTGTTTGGTCAGGGTGACCAGCACCTAGTGCCGGCGAGGGTGGTGCCAGAGGACCTACCTATATACCATCCACCTGCTCCAGAGTTACGATCAGCCGTTGGGAGAGGGAGAGGTAGGGGACGGGGGAGAGGCAGAGGCAGACGTGGTGGAGGCCGAGAGAGGCAGGGGATGACGAGCTTCACCTAG